In a single window of the Bacteroides thetaiotaomicron VPI-5482 genome:
- a CDS encoding DUF5119 domain-containing protein — MILIRFSLVFIFLWMGLTACEHKDLCYDHPHFATVRVVFDWTKISNHDKPEGMRVVFYPTDDESNTWIFDFPGGEDGEVELPENDYRVICFNYDTDGMVWKENGSYTLFTADTRDVRSPDNQTMAVTPPWLCGDHIDRVILKDIPEGSTKIIRLTPVNMVCHYTYEVNGIRGLDRVADLRAALSGMSGSLNMSGDSLPADLSESLLFDGMVSRNQIIGGFYTFGHSALEGEPNVFRLYLKNRSGSMSVLEQDVSDQVHDVPVAGHIGDVHLVLNFDYEVPSEPGSGGPGFDVDVDDWDDVNVDIVL, encoded by the coding sequence TCATATTTTTATGGATGGGACTGACGGCTTGTGAGCATAAGGATTTATGTTACGATCATCCGCACTTTGCCACGGTGCGGGTAGTATTCGACTGGACCAAGATTTCCAATCATGACAAGCCTGAAGGCATGAGGGTCGTATTTTATCCGACCGATGATGAAAGCAACACGTGGATATTTGATTTCCCCGGAGGAGAGGATGGGGAAGTGGAGCTCCCCGAGAATGATTACCGGGTAATTTGCTTCAACTACGATACCGACGGGATGGTTTGGAAAGAAAACGGCAGTTACACGCTTTTTACTGCCGATACGCGTGATGTTCGGTCGCCGGATAACCAGACAATGGCCGTCACCCCACCCTGGCTGTGTGGCGACCATATAGACAGAGTTATCCTCAAGGACATTCCGGAAGGAAGCACGAAGATAATACGGCTAACTCCCGTAAACATGGTATGTCACTACACGTATGAGGTGAACGGAATTCGGGGACTGGACAGGGTGGCGGATTTGCGGGCCGCTCTTTCCGGCATGTCCGGCTCGCTTAACATGTCCGGCGACAGTTTGCCCGCCGATCTTTCGGAGAGCCTGCTCTTTGATGGAATGGTTTCACGGAATCAGATTATAGGCGGATTCTATACGTTTGGACATTCCGCACTTGAAGGAGAGCCCAATGTTTTCCGGCTGTATCTCAAGAACCGTTCAGGCAGCATGTCTGTATTGGAACAGGACGTGAGCGACCAAGTGCATGATGTCCCGGTAGCGGGGCATATCGGTGATGTGCATCTGGTGTTGAATTTTGATTATGAGGTACCATCCGAGCCGGGAAGTGGCGGTCCGGGATTTGATGTGGACGTTGATGATTGGGATGATGTGAATGTGGATATAGTGTTGTAA